Below is a window of Gemmatimonas sp. UBA7669 DNA.
CGAGCCTCTGCGTCTTCGCGTGGCGTCGCTGCTCAGCGCGCGCCGTGGACGGGTGGCGCGTGTGGCTGGTCGTCACGAAGACGCCGAAGCGTGGTATGCACAGGCCATTCAACTTGCGCGCCGAGGCCCGGCCCACGATCGATGGGCGGACGGCATGCCGCACGCCATGTTGGGCCTTGCCGCACTGGCCAGCAATCGTGGCAACTACCCTGAAGCTCGCCGTCTCGTACAGCGGGTGCTGGCACGCGCCAAGGAGGTGCACGACTGCTACCTCGTACCGGCACACCTCATCATGCAAGTGATCTGCCGAAAGCTTGGACTGATGGACGAGGCCCTGCGTTCGGTGTGGCAGGCGCACGACTTGCTCACGCCTCTGGACGCGCGACTGCCGGAGGTCCTGAATGCGCTGGGCGAGGTGGCCACCGAAATGCACGCCCCCGTTCCTGCCGTGCGCGCACGACTGGCCGTCCTCGCTTCGGCAGCCACGCCGCGTCTCGCGGTTGGCGCGCTGGCCGGTGTGCTCAGCTCACTTGTACGCTTGCCGGCCGATTTGCGCGGCCGCTGTGAAGCGGAAATCGCGCGCAGTCCGTGGGGACGGCACGTGCTGTCGTCGCGCTCCGAACCAACGGTACCCGCGCGCCTGCTCGGCGCCGCGCGTCCCTGGTTGGACGAAGCCGACGCGCGCGGCCTCACGCCTTTCGACGTGGTGCTGCTCGGTCTTGGCCTCGCGCGCATGGCCCTGCTGCTCGGCAACCACAGCTACGCGGAGCAGGTCAATGCGCTCGTGCTGCACACCGCGACGCAGCATGGCTATCACGAGCGCGTATTCGAGAGTGACGCGCTGGCCGCGCAGATTGCGCGGGCCACACCCATGCCGGAGCCGATACATACGCCCGAGCTCACCGAGTCGGCACGTAGTGTGTCTGTTCGCCGCCTGTTGACGCAGGAACACCCGCACGCCTTCGACGCCCGCGCTGTATTTGCATGACCGATCGATCGCGCTCCCGCCGGCTTCTCGCCTACGGCCTGCCTGCCATTTATCAGGCGGCGCTGCGCACCTCGCTCGAGGGCGCGGTGCCGGTGGAGTTTACCGCGTCCTGGCGTCGGGTGCAGGAACGGCTGCTGGCCGAACTGCAGATGGTGTTGCTGGTGGTGGTGCCGCGGGTTGACCCCACCCTGGGTAGCGGGCGACATCGCGACGGGTCTGACGCATCGGCCGGCGCGCTCGAGCAGC
It encodes the following:
- a CDS encoding tetratricopeptide repeat protein, with product MTQFTIPNSPAPTAPPVVNREELRGAVLLACGELTGSEGLPVVPDCVQAVIQPVIDQLQAPAASVPPEHPVYQWLAVAAAAESQGLFDESWDLLDALEDRVGEASLHDEPLRLRVASLLSARRGRVARVAGRHEDAEAWYAQAIQLARRGPAHDRWADGMPHAMLGLAALASNRGNYPEARRLVQRVLARAKEVHDCYLVPAHLIMQVICRKLGLMDEALRSVWQAHDLLTPLDARLPEVLNALGEVATEMHAPVPAVRARLAVLASAATPRLAVGALAGVLSSLVRLPADLRGRCEAEIARSPWGRHVLSSRSEPTVPARLLGAARPWLDEADARGLTPFDVVLLGLGLARMALLLGNHSYAEQVNALVLHTATQHGYHERVFESDALAAQIARATPMPEPIHTPELTESARSVSVRRLLTQEHPHAFDARAVFA